The Aspergillus flavus chromosome 2, complete sequence region GGAATGTGGTCTGATGAGGGGAAGATGGAGGCGCAAGATGTATCGCCGACGGTGCAGGGTTCATGAGGAGTTGCATAAGCTTAGGTCACTGAGCACCTGTCAGGGACGAAAAAACGGCTTCACCGGCACGACGGCTTGGGAAAAGATCGGACCCGAGAGGCAATAGTGTTCTGGGGAAGGAAGATTATCAACGACCGACTATTGCATGATTTGAGATCATCGCCGAATGATCTTCTGTCATTGGCAGGTCATCCCACCGGTTTTAGTTTGGGGAAGGAAGCCCTTagtctctttttctgtcgGCAATCGAggtatgtacggagtatgggATGGATGTGACCATGTACATGGATTAGTAAGTATAGTACGCCGTACCTTACTAGTCGGTACACGACGGAAGCCGTGGTACATAGAGGGAACCACGCATTGTCGGTATTCCTCTGGTAACTCCGAGTCAAAAATTACCATACGACCTACTAATTTCCTACAGTAATCCTTCTCCGGACCACCAAGGAGCTTATCAATTACACCTGCGCTCCGGTACTACGCTAATTCTGCCCTCGCTTCCGCTCCGACGCCGAACGCTCTCCCAAGCCTTTTTctactcctcctccctcctttGTCCTCCcactttcctcttctctttttctcttcacccTCGCGTCCAGTCTTCCAGTCTTTCGACCACTGTATATAATACTCTCGTTGCATCTCCGAGACCTTTTCGAAGACAATTCCAGGAGACTGTCAAAATTAGATTATACTCAACGGCACAACTTTAATAATTACCTATCTTGGTCGCGTCGGGCAATAGCGGAACCCCCCAATTCTCGCGCAATCTCTTCGCCTCAACCAAAATTTTTTCCTTCTGAACAATCTTGATCTCTCTCTTACACCATATATTCAAAATGCACGCCACTGCTGCTCTCCGCTCCGCTGCCCGGACTCCTCTTATTCGGTTCCTTGGCCGTCGCTCGGTGCCTCGTATGTGCCTCTATCCCTTCCCAATCGCGGGTAAAAAGAGCAATTGAGCCGAGACTAACGCAAATCCATCCAGAATCTATTGACCACACTCCTCGCCCTCACCCCGCCTCTCCTTCAGGCGCCCTCCCCGACTCGTTCGCTGCTTACCGTGTCAAGGCCCAGCAGCACGGCCCTCTGAGCCGTGGCTCGTTCGTTGAGGGCGCGATCGGCCGTAGCTCGGGCTCCTCTCTGGGCCCCGTTCAGCCCAAGCAGGGAGAATACTTCGACCGTGCCGAGCTCCCTCCTCGGTTCCAGCGTCTTCCGTGGAGCCAGGCTGAGATTGAAGCTATCGAGACCGGTGGTGCTAGTCTCTTCGCTTAAGCCCTCTTTTGTGTACATGAATGAGGGATGATGCAATGAAGACGATTACAACGATAAAAGTGAGATGATTGGGGTACTCGCTTGTTTGGAGGGTCACTGTTGAACGGAGACACGACGCAAGTAGCTCTCCGATGTCTTCGATGCGATACGAAGAACATCCGGATAGCCCGTGGGGCTGGGTTAATCTCACGTCGTCGTGGACCCTAACATCATTAGTCGACGGGGGTGGGAAGCTTTGCACCTGATGGGTCCAGGAGAATCTACATCAGGGGAATCTCGGGCCGACCCCTgctatttttctttgatatcatttattCGTACCATGGCGCTGGTGGTTGTTACTTCTTCCTTAGcggtttttattttttctgGCGTGGTATATGGGGTGTTATCGTCTTGACGTCGGGTTGCGGAATGTTCAGGTTTACAAACATTCGTGCATAGATGGTTTCATTTGTTGCTAAGACTTTGGTCCTCAAGGAGGACAAAGTGTTAGATGGATTCTTAAATCATAGATTCCAATAACTCCAAAACTTTCAAATATCTTCCATTTCATAGAACTATGCGAATAGGCTAGTCCTAATGGCGTGTTCGACAGTGCATTAGGGTCCACTAATCAACCCCACGACGTAGCCAAATAGAATAGCAGTAAAACGCTTGCATTTCCTTTCGCCTTCCATCCCAACTTCAATGTACTCGTCAGGTTGTGGTTGAATAAATATCCTCTAGCTACTTCCCCATATCCCGCACGATGCCAATGTGATCTTCCTGCAAACTCTTAGGTCTCAAATCGATTTCGAGTTGATTCGTTGAATAGCCCGAGGCTGAACATAAGACCAAAGGTCCACAGGCCACGATTGACAGAGCATTCCTGTCTGCTTTCAAAATAAAGCATCCATATCGACCATAGGCTCTAGAAACCCGACCACTCCGTTGACCTTGACCGGTATCCCACCATCGGCTAGATATTGGAGGGAAATCGCGATCAAGTTCCGTGTGTGAGGCCATCAATACTTTACAGGCGATTCTAAAATCTTCGCTTGTGTAAGATATTCTAAGTACCTCGAAGCGCCATCGATCAGATACAGGTATCTCGGGGCTAATAGGCACCCTTTGCTGGTGAGGTACGGTGCGGGGTGATCAGGAAGTTTTAGCAAAGATTTTGCTGCTCCGATCACATCAGAAACTTTCTGCGTCTCGAGGAACTAAGGGCGAATATGAAGCGTTAGCACTAGTTCAACGGATATCAGCTATTAGGTCGCTGTCATACTCGTCCCACATTATATTCCTTGTGGCCATAGTGGACGGTGACCTCCATCGTGTAAGGATCCACCCTGTAAGGTAAGAATCTGTGGTAATGTTTGAAGAAAACAGATGGTGGTATCGAGGGATTGATATTGGGGAATATGCTTGGTGCCTTGGGTTATGAAATGGAGAAAAAGGTCAAGCGAAGGAGATGATCAAGGGAAATAGAAAGTAGGGGAGCTCAGTGAGTTGAGTTAGATATCTAAGCTCCTGGCTGTTTGATGCTTATATTCATTTAGTCTGGTCCTCACTTATAAGAGCCTAGGACGGAGCCTTTACCTTTGGTAGGTAGGGTTAAAGTCAATGGGATTATGACTTGAACCTCACACAACTCAGCACATCTATTATGTGGTTCATTGCAGTTATATCACTCAGAGCTCATTGGGATGGCACTCTACGCTTATTGCTAATAAGGATAGCAGTCTCTGTAACGCTTTGGAAATCACTTTACTTAATACAGGGCTGTGTTGAGTGAAAAATAGGTGAATATAGCCCGATTCATCACTGATGGACGCAGTATGATACCTCGCTGTAGTAGTCGCTGATATCACATCACCAAGTGCGCAATAATCCCCTTTAGTGCTTCAGAGACCCATACCTCATATTCTGATATTCGCTCCCTAAAAGCAGAGGTACTGTATCTTTTCACGTCGTCTTCATCCAAGCACTCCCCGATACAATATCAGGCTTCATTGGAGGTCATCTTTAGCTTTGGTCTAGCGAATAACCTTAGGAAGACAACACTGTACACGTTTCAAGAATTAGTACTCTAATGAAGATAACATTCCCTAACCACGGTAGTTTATGATGAGCTCTGCGCAGTTACAACTACTGGAGTCGAGAAGGTGGCGGCCAGATCCCATCTCCTTCCCTGGTTGCATCCGTGGCCGCATGCAACCTGCTCAGCTCTGACGTATAACGATAGGGCTTCCGTCTCGCCTCGCCCTGGAGATCGCGCTGGACCAGTCGCGCAAACAATGTGGGGGCGATATGCTTAATATCGACTTTAAGAGGTGGTAAAACCCCAGGTTGAGCTCCAGTAGTAGTCCCAGTCTCATATTCAGGCTTAGATTCGGGCTCAGCTAACCAGAGATACGGCCTTGCTGTCTCACGCGAGTCGAACGCCTCCTTATCCACATAGAGGAAGGCGTCGCGTCGAAAGCCGATTGGAATCTCATTATTTGCGAGCATTGTACTAAATCTGGTCCGTAGTGCACTCGGGTCCAAGTCGTTATTATGGCTACCTGGAACAACCACCCAGTGCAAGGTGAACCGGTTTCTCGTCTCGTCCTTGATCAGCGAGACTGAATAGTGTAATCCATGGTAAATAGCCGTTCCGATCTGGGATTTATACTCCGAAAGACGATctactcctcctcctcctcctcctcctcctcctccttcttcttcttctttctggtaGAATGCCACAAGACCGAAGCGAGCCCCCGCTTCACCGGGGTTCTGACCACCTGAACTAGAATCGCCCGCTGAAGTTGAACTGGATTGCAGTTCGTGCTCCTGCCAAGGAACCTTCATCGCAACCTGAATATTCCTAATATCGTCATTGCTCAGCGCCTTCGCCGCCGCCAGTTGCACCGCTGTCCATCGCTGCCGAACCCTCTGCGCCACCTCTATAGCAGCCCGGACATCCTCCGTCCTCGCCGCCTCCATAGCTCGAGCCTTGAGCTCCCGATCTTCGGGACTGAGGCGCGCCACCTCGGACAGGATGCGGCCCGATTGTCCTTGGACTACGCCGGCCGTTAGGAGCCTAGCCTCTTCATTGCTCAGGCCGAGGCTAAGGtcattattgttgttgtcgttATTATTGCTGTTGATGGCTTTGGCGATTAGCTCGTCCATGGACAGCCCGCAGGCATTTTGACACAGGGTGTTTTCCTCCTCTGGTAGGGGGCGATGAGTGACAAGTCGGCGTTCTTGATCTGTTAGTGAGAAGGGGTCGGATATGGCGCGCTTATAGAGGGTGCGAGTCGACTCGTCTAGGGTTAAAGGAGTCCTGTCTGCGTTTATACCGAAGAGGTTGGTCTCTCCAGCACCTATGGGGAAAGACATGTAGACAGGTTGAATGAATgttcaaagaagaagaggattgACAGATTGGATGATTTGTGAACGGATATATAGGTGTAGCGAGTCCTTGCCGTGTTCCAGCAGGCTCAGTCTTTGCATATCCTTCATTGGCCTCCGACATGGAGGTAGAGATTTCTACCGAGCTCAAGGACCCATACTCGTGAGAAAACCAAATCCATTCCAATCTATCCCTAAAACAGTCTAATCAATTGCAAAAAGAGTTTTGCACGTTCGTGGTCAGTTTTAATTTGAGCATAAGTTAGTTAACTAAGGGCTCAGAAGATGACTAAGGAGCAACCACGTTTCCTAAATGACATACAAGCCTCAACCACTACTTAACAACATCTAATCGCATCGGTTCCTTTCCAGTCAATATCTGAGTCAAGAGATCAAGCATGGCTTCAGATGCCAACGACACAATCACTTTCACTGAAGTGGACGAGGTCAACAACCCTACTGCTACTTACATCTACTCTGGAGTTGTGGATCAGTCGACGCATCTCTCCCATCATGATAAGAATAATAGCAAGCCCACAGGGCGACTGGATGTGATAGTATGTATCtattttttgtttaattTGAATTTCAGTTATCTGTATAGACGTTGGATGTATAGTGGACTCGAGAGCACCTCAAGTTCAATGGAAAATCAATCCCACGTTCCCATGAATActatcaccaccaccctttatagaattatatgaCTCCATTGAACTGCCTGGGATATCTCATTCTATGCCAACACCGAACATTGTATTATGCACTCAATTGACAACGTACAGCACCCCTCCTCCAAGCCCCAATCATGGTCTCTATCCTCTCTCACAAGCCTCCTGGTCGAGGTGTTTCTCCCTGCTGGATACCCCCACAGTGTCAGTGATGATTATGTTCCGTAGGTTATTTCGTACCCTGATCATTTTCTATGTGCAATTATAATATGAGCACCGCTGATATGAATTGCAGGTACCAAATCTTTGTAAGTGTCACATTGTTTATAGCCATTCGTGATTACCTCGTAGCCAACAGCGGGTCTGAATATGTCTCCTCAACGGTGTCTTTTCACCAAACAACGGATCACGAGCGTGACTAACTCATTAACGCTCAAGGACTCGCTCCAAGCGTTCAGTAGTTCTATTGCCGGCCTCCTGTCTTCGAGGGCAGTACTACAAGGTGATGATATTGCCCCTTCGTCAAGGACTACGGCGGCTTTATTAACGGTCATCAAACAGGTGTTGGAGTGGGCAATGCGGATGCTTCCCCGACAGCTGCCCTTCTGCTTCACATTCTTCAAGACACATCTGGCCGAATTTCAACCATTCTGTTTGCGCATAGGGTTGGCACTGCTCTGGAGCCAGAATGTAAAATGTACCGCCTTGCTGCCGATGTTTTCAACGATGCTGCCATGATTCTGGACTGTCTTTCCCCGATGATCCCAGCAGGATTTGGTCGGGTGACGGTTCTCAGCACAGCAGGTGTGTTACGAGCTCTGTGTGGCGTTGCAGGAGGAAGCTCCAAGGCGAGTCTGAGTGCGCATTTCTCTCGGTGGGGGAATCTCGCAGAAGTCAACGCCGTACGTTTCGCTCATCTTGTTTAAGGCTATACCAAGCACTGATTTCCTTCCCAGAAAGACTCGTCCCAAGAAACTATCATTTCCCTTATTGGGATGCTGGTAAGATTTGTTTCAACATTCCCTTGCGCGGTGCCAGGCTGACGAAGCGCAGGTTGGATCCTTCGTCGTATCTCGGGTTACGAGCTACACCGCAACCTGGATCTCACTAGTGATGCTTCTTACCATGCATCTGAGTCTCAATTACGCGGCTGTCCGCTCCGTGCAGATGACCAGTCTAAACCGACAACGAGCAAACATCGTCTTCTCAACACTACTAAACTCCGACACGGACCTTGACATTGCGAACTTCAATCCCACCCACGAAACTCACCCAACCCCCAAGCATAGCAAAGCAACACAATCCCAGAAACAATGGCAGATACCAACCCCAGCCCAAGTCTCCAAGCAagagaagatcttcgagaCGGACGGCATCCTAAGATGGGTCTCTGCCCCATCAACACAACACAAACTAGGCACCTGCCGTATCGGAGTCTCACTCGAACAATTCCTCGCCCCATCCTCGACACGCACGGGATCCGGCTCCCTCAAAACATCAACCCCCATGTCCgacctttcctccctctttAAATCAGAAGACTACCTGTTATTCCTGCACCGTAACCGCCAATCCTGGGACGCAAGAATCCTCCTGAAGACGAGTAGCACGACCCAAACGCAGCTAAAAGCCTGGATGCACGTATTACTGGCTGCACGAGTGCTATGCTCGTCCGCAAAGGAGATGCGGACACAGGAGATAGAGTATATCATGGACACGATCTCCAAGACATTGACTTTCCTAAACGATGGCTCTCGGACGGATCAGTACATGTCAGCTCTAACAGAGGCAGGATGGGATCTGAACGTTGCTGCATTAGAGACAAGGTCTGGACGGCGGATTGCTTGTACTTAACTACCATATATAAACCggtagaaatatatattccaTCCATTATTCTCCATGTGCAGACCTCAACATCACACACAGTCATGATCCCTATACAAGCCATTCA contains the following coding sequences:
- a CDS encoding uncharacterized protein (of unknown function-domain containing protein); the encoded protein is MHATAALRSAARTPLIRFLGRRSVPQSIDHTPRPHPASPSGALPDSFAAYRVKAQQHGPLSRGSFVEGAIGRSSGSSLGPVQPKQGEYFDRAELPPRFQRLPWSQAEIEAIETGGASLFA
- a CDS encoding vitamin B6 photo-protection and homoeostasis-domain-containing protein, translating into MHSIDNVQHPSSKPQSWSLSSLTSLLVEVFLPAGYPHSVSDDYVPYQIFDSLQAFSSSIAGLLSSRAVLQGVGVGNADASPTAALLLHILQDTSGRISTILFAHRVGTALEPECKMYRLAADVFNDAAMILDCLSPMIPAGFGRVTVLSTAGVLRALCGVAGGSSKASLSAHFSRWGNLAEVNAKDSSQETIISLIGMLVGSFVVSRVTSYTATWISLVMLLTMHLSLNYAAVRSVQMTSLNRQRANIHSKATQSQKQWQIPTPAQVSKQEKIFETDGILRWVSAPSTQHKLGTCRIGVSLEQFLAPSSTRTGSGSLKTSTPMSDLSSLFKSEDYLLFLHRNRQSWDARILLKTSSTTQTQLKAWMHVLLAARVLCSSAKEMRTQEIEYIMDTISKTLTFLNDGSRTDQYMSALTEAGWDLNVAALETRSGRRIACT